A stretch of the Pseudomonas helvetica genome encodes the following:
- the rpmD gene encoding 50S ribosomal protein L30 — protein MATVKVTLIKSMTGRIPNHKLCVKGLGLRRIGHTVEVQDTPENRGMINKAYYMLRVEG, from the coding sequence ATGGCTACCGTTAAAGTAACGCTGATCAAAAGCATGACCGGCCGCATCCCTAACCACAAACTGTGCGTTAAGGGTCTGGGTCTGCGTCGCATCGGTCACACTGTAGAAGTCCAGGATACTCCCGAGAATCGCGGGATGATCAACAAGGCTTACTACATGCTGCGTGTCGAGGGTTAA